A single Marinitoga aeolica DNA region contains:
- a CDS encoding cold-shock protein: MRGKVKWFDAKKGYGFISGEDGNDVFVHFTAIAMDGFKTLEEGQEVEYDIQENEKGLQAVNVRAI; this comes from the coding sequence ATGAGAGGAAAAGTAAAATGGTTTGACGCAAAAAAAGGTTATGGATTCATTTCTGGTGAAGATGGAAACGATGTATTCGTACATTTCACAGCAATTGCTATGGACGGATTCAAAACATTAGAAGAAGGTCAAGAAGTAGAATACGACATTCAAGAAAACGAAAAAGGCTTACAAGCTGTTAATGTAAGAGCTATCTAA
- a CDS encoding cold shock domain-containing protein has product MRGKVKWFDAKKGYGFISGEDGNDVFVHFTALSMDGFKTLEEGQEVEYDIQENNKGLQAVNVTTL; this is encoded by the coding sequence ATGAGAGGAAAAGTTAAATGGTTTGATGCAAAAAAAGGTTATGGATTCATTTCTGGTGAAGATGGAAACGACGTATTCGTACATTTCACAGCATTAAGCATGGACGGATTTAAAACATTAGAAGAAGGTCAAGAAGTAGAATATGACATTCAAGAAAATAACAAAGGTTTACAAGCAGTTAATGTAACTACACTCTAA
- the glyS gene encoding glycine--tRNA ligase subunit beta, which translates to MIKSLLEIGVEELPSSEYDNIIKQLYTYAEEELKNRNISYSKLQVFIAPRRFGILLEGLPEKEPDRIIERKGPAKKVAFDEEGNPAKPYQGFLRSLQNENYEIEEREIKGNVYMFAKIKKEGKKISETLAEIYPLIIKKLRFKKPMRWGNGDYEFIRPIHWILSLLDYEIIDFELFGINSSRKSYGHRFLGKGEISISHPDNYFSELRENFVIADYNERRERIIKELEMVATNNELEIEKDEDLINEITQLTEYPSAVVGKFNEEYLSLPEEVIKITVKHHQRSFVAKKNGEISNYYIAFQDGLSEEENVTNGYSRVINARLDDAKFYYEEDLNTVEGAYLSKLNEITYQAGLGTYLDKVNSMKEISKLISEILNYKNENLLKATELSKIDIPTHIVYEFPELQGTMGRIYLKHRNYPEDIYMVPEEHYKPVEEGDSLPTELNSLIVSLADKLFDIVGFFGIKKIPTGSKDPFALRRKAYGVLRIIIENNWDFDLNDLMKNIANIINVEYLETEIADFFKGRFETYLSKKNISTDVINTVIINWNKPLRALISAQALNKVVRSEDFTAFIKTFQRVQNISKNHDSLKYDGRLFKEDAEKELFDKYLCVKGKMEEKLDYLNYDEAIAELLRMKESIDNYFDNVFVMDKDESIRMNRLGFLKNIANLFLEFGDITKLYS; encoded by the coding sequence ATGATTAAATCATTACTTGAAATAGGTGTTGAAGAATTACCTTCAAGTGAATACGATAATATAATTAAACAATTATATACATATGCAGAAGAAGAACTAAAGAATAGAAATATCTCTTATTCTAAACTGCAGGTGTTTATTGCACCAAGAAGATTTGGAATATTATTAGAAGGATTACCTGAAAAAGAACCTGATAGAATAATTGAAAGAAAAGGACCTGCCAAAAAGGTTGCTTTTGATGAAGAAGGAAATCCAGCAAAACCGTATCAGGGATTTTTAAGATCATTACAGAATGAAAATTATGAAATAGAGGAAAGAGAAATAAAAGGCAATGTATATATGTTTGCAAAAATAAAAAAAGAGGGAAAAAAGATTTCTGAAACGCTTGCAGAAATATATCCTCTGATAATTAAAAAATTGAGATTTAAGAAGCCTATGAGATGGGGAAATGGTGATTATGAATTTATAAGGCCTATTCACTGGATATTGTCTTTACTCGATTATGAAATAATTGATTTTGAATTGTTTGGTATAAACTCATCGAGAAAATCATATGGTCATAGATTCCTTGGAAAAGGTGAAATATCAATATCACATCCAGATAATTATTTCTCTGAATTAAGAGAAAATTTTGTTATTGCTGACTATAATGAACGAAGAGAGAGAATAATAAAAGAACTGGAAATGGTTGCAACAAATAATGAACTGGAAATTGAAAAAGATGAGGATTTAATAAATGAAATTACTCAATTAACAGAATATCCAAGTGCCGTTGTTGGAAAATTTAATGAAGAATATCTTTCTTTACCAGAAGAAGTAATAAAAATTACTGTAAAACATCATCAAAGAAGTTTTGTAGCAAAGAAGAATGGTGAAATTAGCAATTATTATATAGCCTTTCAAGATGGTTTAAGTGAAGAAGAAAATGTTACTAATGGATATTCGAGGGTAATCAATGCCAGACTCGATGATGCAAAATTCTATTACGAAGAGGATCTAAATACAGTAGAAGGAGCTTATCTTTCAAAATTAAATGAAATAACTTATCAAGCTGGATTGGGTACATATCTTGATAAAGTAAATTCAATGAAAGAAATTTCTAAATTAATTTCAGAGATTTTAAATTATAAAAATGAAAATCTTTTAAAAGCTACCGAATTATCAAAAATAGATATACCAACGCATATTGTATATGAATTCCCTGAGTTGCAGGGTACAATGGGAAGAATTTATTTAAAACATCGCAATTATCCAGAAGATATATATATGGTTCCAGAAGAACATTATAAACCAGTTGAAGAAGGAGATAGTTTACCAACTGAATTAAATTCTTTAATTGTTTCTTTAGCTGATAAATTATTTGATATTGTTGGATTTTTTGGTATAAAGAAAATACCAACTGGTTCAAAGGACCCTTTTGCTCTTAGAAGGAAAGCATATGGTGTTTTAAGAATAATTATAGAAAATAATTGGGATTTTGATTTAAATGATTTGATGAAGAATATTGCTAACATTATAAATGTTGAATATCTTGAAACAGAAATTGCAGACTTTTTTAAAGGACGTTTTGAAACGTATCTTTCAAAGAAAAACATTTCAACAGATGTAATAAATACTGTTATTATTAACTGGAATAAACCTTTGAGAGCTTTAATTTCTGCCCAAGCTCTTAATAAGGTAGTTCGTTCTGAAGATTTTACAGCATTTATCAAAACATTTCAGAGGGTACAAAACATTTCAAAAAATCATGATTCTTTAAAATATGATGGAAGATTATTTAAGGAAGATGCAGAAAAAGAATTGTTTGATAAATATTTATGTGTAAAAGGAAAAATGGAAGAAAAATTGGATTATTTAAATTATGATGAGGCTATTGCAGAGCTATTGAGAATGAAGGAGAGTATTGATAATTATTTTGACAATGTGTTTGTTATGGATAAAGATGAAAGTATAAGAATGAACAGACTGGGATTTTTGAAAAATATTGCTAATTTATTTCTTGAATTTGGTGATATTACAAAATTATACAGTTAA
- a CDS encoding 5'-nucleotidase C-terminal domain-containing protein, with protein sequence MKKLLVILLAVLTVAVFAAPTHLVIFHLNDTHGHVWPYSEYHNPDIGGFARIATLVNKERAVNPNVLFLHAGDVNTGVPESDQLDAIPDFVTLHYMGVDAMALGNHEFDNPLETTFMQQRYAGFPFLSANFVTKDGRQLFKPYIIKNVGGIKVAILGVTTEQTQVLEPLHLNGGKFLNVEETVKKYLPELKKKADIVVVLGHLGYDGKYQPLGVQYTTSDQLAKDVKGIDVVIDGHSHTLMEKAAYINKTIVVQAGEWGKYLGRLDLWVENGKIVDYEWAAIPINMKKYLGKDENGNAQYEYVTEPIPEDPFIKMIADYYYSLGAEELNKVIGETKILLDGERTHVRGGETNLGHLITDALIWKTGADIALQNGGGIRASIQPGKITYRDILTVLPFGNTVYVEELTGKDIMDILNYAVKIPAGKGAWLHVAGVTYKVKDGKPVDVMVNGKPLEMDKLYKVAANNYMASGGDGYSMLKGKKGYDTGFVLADVVKEYIQKLGTIENYDNAPRIMMETK encoded by the coding sequence ATGAAAAAGTTATTAGTTATTTTGTTGGCAGTTTTAACAGTTGCTGTATTTGCAGCTCCTACACATCTTGTCATTTTTCATTTAAATGACACACATGGTCATGTGTGGCCATACAGTGAATATCACAATCCTGATATTGGGGGATTTGCAAGAATTGCAACTTTGGTAAACAAAGAAAGAGCAGTAAATCCTAACGTATTGTTCTTACATGCTGGCGATGTTAACACAGGTGTTCCAGAATCAGATCAGCTTGATGCAATTCCAGATTTTGTAACATTGCATTATATGGGTGTAGATGCAATGGCTTTGGGTAATCACGAATTTGATAATCCACTCGAAACAACATTCATGCAACAAAGATATGCTGGATTTCCATTTTTATCAGCAAACTTCGTTACAAAAGATGGAAGACAATTATTCAAACCTTATATCATAAAAAATGTTGGTGGAATTAAGGTTGCTATTCTTGGTGTTACTACAGAACAAACACAGGTATTAGAACCACTTCACTTAAATGGCGGTAAATTCTTAAATGTTGAAGAAACAGTTAAAAAATATCTTCCTGAATTAAAGAAAAAAGCAGATATTGTTGTTGTTCTTGGTCATTTAGGTTATGATGGAAAATATCAACCATTAGGCGTTCAATACACAACATCAGATCAGTTGGCAAAAGATGTAAAAGGTATCGATGTTGTTATAGATGGACATTCACACACATTAATGGAAAAAGCAGCATACATAAACAAAACAATAGTTGTTCAAGCAGGAGAATGGGGTAAATACTTAGGTAGATTGGATTTATGGGTAGAAAATGGAAAAATCGTGGATTATGAATGGGCAGCTATTCCAATTAATATGAAAAAATACTTAGGCAAAGATGAAAATGGAAATGCTCAATACGAATACGTAACAGAACCAATTCCTGAAGATCCATTTATAAAAATGATAGCAGATTACTACTACTCATTAGGTGCAGAAGAATTAAATAAAGTTATTGGTGAAACAAAGATATTATTAGATGGTGAAAGAACACATGTTAGAGGTGGAGAAACAAATCTTGGTCACTTAATTACAGATGCTTTAATCTGGAAAACAGGAGCAGATATTGCATTGCAAAATGGTGGCGGAATTAGAGCTTCAATACAACCAGGTAAAATTACATATAGAGACATCTTAACAGTATTACCATTTGGAAATACCGTATATGTTGAAGAATTAACAGGAAAAGATATTATGGATATTTTGAATTATGCAGTTAAGATTCCAGCAGGTAAAGGTGCATGGTTACATGTTGCAGGAGTAACATATAAAGTAAAAGATGGAAAACCTGTAGATGTTATGGTAAATGGCAAACCATTAGAAATGGATAAATTATATAAAGTTGCTGCAAATAATTACATGGCTAGTGGTGGAGACGGTTACTCAATGTTAAAAGGTAAAAAAGGATATGACACAGGATTTGTATTAGCAGATGTTGTTAAAGAGTACATTCAAAAATTAGGAACAATAGAAAATTATGATAATGCTCCAAGAATAATGATGGAAACAAAATAA
- a CDS encoding TM0106 family RecB-like putative nuclease — MKMDLLNYRNIKKCQHFVPIYKRPTKYIEFNYKGVDIVASYDSYDAKRKSVKILRESRKLKLSHIFHIISVYLYFKDMGKEVRGVEITLENKVHYFSERWIMRKLPLFKKEVESFKIPKEKTPGNHCKFCKIKIQCHKEMIKNGDLSVVPGISKSYMNLLKDLNINPIKVVESNKIEQVPPQFRKPLYNLKSLLENKPIIINKFDIPKKYIIYDVETYRDLDFLHGILVKGKYKPYLNVENTDDNLERFLKFIDSTKETIVHYDVYDIKRLQMITKNISHLYKYLYKIEDRSYDLYEKIQKNIALPVTSYSLKDISKFFGYKWRTDLNGYAIFIEYKNYLRGHKESLEKIIKYNEDDCRATAMIMESLRELM; from the coding sequence ATGAAAATGGATCTGTTGAATTATCGAAATATAAAAAAGTGTCAGCACTTTGTTCCTATTTATAAAAGGCCAACTAAATATATTGAATTTAATTACAAAGGCGTTGATATTGTTGCAAGTTATGACAGTTATGACGCAAAAAGAAAATCAGTAAAGATTTTAAGGGAATCGAGAAAATTAAAATTAAGCCATATTTTTCATATAATTTCTGTATATTTATACTTTAAAGATATGGGTAAAGAGGTTAGGGGAGTTGAAATAACCCTTGAGAATAAGGTTCATTATTTTTCTGAACGATGGATAATGAGAAAACTTCCTTTATTTAAAAAAGAGGTTGAATCCTTTAAGATACCAAAAGAAAAAACTCCAGGAAATCATTGTAAATTTTGTAAAATAAAGATTCAATGTCATAAAGAAATGATTAAAAATGGTGATTTATCTGTTGTTCCTGGAATTTCAAAGAGTTATATGAATCTTTTAAAAGATTTAAATATCAACCCTATAAAAGTTGTTGAATCAAATAAAATTGAACAGGTCCCTCCACAATTTCGAAAACCATTGTATAATTTAAAATCCTTATTGGAAAATAAACCAATAATAATAAACAAATTTGATATTCCTAAAAAATATATTATATATGATGTTGAAACATACAGAGATTTGGACTTTCTTCATGGAATTTTAGTAAAAGGCAAATATAAGCCTTATTTGAATGTCGAAAACACCGACGATAATCTTGAAAGGTTCCTGAAATTTATTGATTCTACAAAAGAAACTATTGTCCACTATGATGTATATGATATAAAAAGGTTGCAAATGATTACAAAAAACATATCTCATTTATACAAATATCTATATAAAATAGAAGATAGATCATATGATTTATATGAAAAAATTCAGAAAAATATTGCTTTACCTGTAACTTCGTATTCTTTAAAGGATATTAGTAAATTTTTTGGATATAAATGGAGAACTGATTTAAACGGTTATGCTATATTTATTGAATATAAAAATTATTTAAGAGGACATAAAGAGAGTTTAGAAAAGATTATTAAATATAATGAAGATGATTGTAGAGCAACTGCAATGATAATGGAAAGTTTAAGGGAGTTGATGTAA
- a CDS encoding alanine/ornithine racemase family PLP-dependent enzyme gives MYPVLHIYPERIKHNAKNIKKLCDNRGIMVTGVTKVVSANIDVAKAMLDAGITSLGDSRIQNIIYMKENGIDAEFMLLRIPMKSELELVVEHVDITLVSELKTVEWLNEIAKEKNKIQNIIYMVDVGDLREGVWYENAVEEIIEVQKYDNICLKGIGTNLGCFGGVLPSVKNMNILLEVKNEIEEILSRKLDIISGGNSAALPLIENGILPDGINHFRLGESIICGTDVTNNRNVPGNRQDTVILEAQIIELKEKPSVPVGEIGFDAFGRKPVFEDKGKRLKAILAIGEQDISPDGLIPIDEKIEVLHSSSDHTIVDLTDSEYEYKLGDTIKFRMSYGCLLKAITSKYVEKVIEK, from the coding sequence GTGTATCCAGTTCTTCATATTTATCCTGAAAGGATAAAACATAATGCTAAAAACATTAAAAAGCTTTGTGATAACCGTGGAATTATGGTTACAGGAGTTACAAAAGTTGTTTCTGCAAATATAGACGTTGCAAAAGCTATGTTGGATGCAGGAATTACTTCATTAGGTGACTCCAGAATTCAAAACATTATTTATATGAAAGAAAATGGTATTGACGCAGAGTTTATGCTATTAAGAATACCTATGAAGTCAGAGTTGGAATTGGTGGTTGAACATGTTGATATTACCCTCGTTTCAGAATTGAAAACTGTTGAATGGTTAAATGAAATTGCTAAAGAAAAAAATAAAATTCAAAATATTATATATATGGTTGATGTTGGTGATTTAAGAGAAGGAGTTTGGTATGAAAATGCTGTTGAAGAAATTATTGAGGTACAAAAATATGATAATATTTGTCTAAAAGGTATCGGAACTAACCTCGGGTGTTTTGGTGGCGTTCTACCAAGTGTAAAAAATATGAATATTCTTCTTGAAGTAAAAAATGAAATTGAAGAAATTTTAAGTAGAAAATTAGATATAATTTCTGGTGGTAATTCTGCTGCTTTACCATTAATAGAAAATGGAATTTTACCTGATGGGATAAATCATTTTAGGCTGGGTGAGTCTATTATTTGTGGAACTGATGTAACTAATAACAGAAATGTACCTGGAAATAGACAGGATACTGTTATTTTAGAAGCACAAATTATAGAATTAAAAGAAAAACCATCAGTACCTGTTGGAGAAATAGGATTTGATGCTTTTGGAAGAAAACCTGTTTTTGAAGATAAAGGGAAAAGACTAAAAGCTATTCTTGCTATTGGAGAGCAGGATATTTCACCAGATGGATTAATACCTATAGATGAAAAAATCGAAGTTTTGCATTCAAGCAGTGATCACACTATAGTTGATTTAACAGACTCAGAATATGAATATAAGCTGGGAGATACTATTAAATTTAGAATGAGTTATGGTTGTTTATTAAAAGCTATTACAAGTAAATATGTTGAAAAAGTTATCGAGAAATAA
- a CDS encoding glycine--tRNA ligase subunit alpha, producing the protein MYIQDLILKLDSFWSERGCVIDQPYDMEMGAGTYHPSTFFRTLGEDPFYVAFVQPSRRPTDGRYGENPNRMQRFHQYQVILKPSPKDSQELYLESLKAIGIDPLEHDIRFVEDNWESPTLGAWGIGWEVWLDGMEITQFTYFQQMGGIPLKPISLEITYGIERLAMYLQGKDNVYETMWNKYVPYGKLFKENERQFSIFNFEKANVETLYGLFETYKKEFEALIEQKLYLPAYDYLVKAAHSFNLLDARNAISVNERQKYILIIRDMARKTARTYLDAIGGEEND; encoded by the coding sequence TTGTATATACAGGATTTAATATTAAAATTAGATAGTTTCTGGTCCGAGCGTGGTTGTGTTATTGATCAACCATATGATATGGAAATGGGTGCGGGAACATACCACCCTTCTACTTTTTTCAGAACATTGGGAGAAGACCCTTTTTACGTTGCATTTGTTCAACCAAGTAGAAGACCTACAGATGGTAGGTATGGTGAAAACCCAAATAGAATGCAGAGATTTCATCAATATCAGGTTATATTAAAACCATCTCCAAAAGACTCCCAGGAATTATATCTGGAATCATTAAAAGCAATAGGTATAGATCCCCTTGAACATGATATAAGATTTGTAGAAGATAACTGGGAATCACCAACATTAGGAGCATGGGGAATTGGTTGGGAAGTATGGCTTGATGGTATGGAAATTACTCAATTCACATATTTTCAACAAATGGGTGGTATTCCATTAAAGCCAATTTCTCTTGAAATTACTTATGGTATAGAAAGACTGGCTATGTATTTACAGGGAAAAGATAATGTATATGAAACTATGTGGAATAAATACGTTCCATATGGAAAATTGTTTAAAGAAAATGAAAGGCAATTTTCAATTTTTAATTTTGAAAAGGCGAATGTAGAAACATTATATGGATTATTTGAAACTTATAAAAAGGAATTTGAAGCTTTAATAGAACAAAAATTATATTTACCAGCATATGATTATCTTGTAAAAGCTGCTCATTCATTTAACTTATTAGACGCAAGAAATGCTATCAGTGTAAATGAAAGACAAAAGTATATTTTGATAATAAGAGATATGGCAAGAAAGACTGCCCGCACATATCTGGATGCGATTGGGGGCGAAGAGAATGATTAA
- the era gene encoding GTPase Era: MKSGFVAVAGKPNVGKSTLINALMKKKVVIVSDKPQTTRNRINCVLTTPEAQVVLVDTPGIHKPLHKFGEYMVKIAVNALKGQDLILFLIDPIDKVRESDLNIARIIKESKIPAILIINKIDAATPEQINEAKNRIKTVLDENSNIVAEFEISALTGHNLTELLQKIIEVLPEGPQYYPEDMTTDRPLAFMISEIVREKIFHLTSQEIPHSTAVVVEEIKDKEDLVYIRAEIYVERQSQKGIIIGQKGRMIKKIGMLARKDLEILLDDKIYLDLYVKVKDKWRQKDSIILNTIGMKEDLE, encoded by the coding sequence ATGAAAAGTGGTTTTGTAGCGGTTGCAGGTAAACCAAATGTTGGAAAGTCTACATTGATTAATGCTTTAATGAAAAAAAAAGTGGTTATCGTTTCGGATAAACCTCAAACAACACGAAATAGAATTAATTGTGTTTTAACTACCCCTGAGGCTCAGGTGGTTCTTGTAGATACACCGGGAATACATAAACCTTTACATAAGTTTGGAGAATACATGGTAAAAATAGCTGTAAATGCTTTAAAAGGACAGGATTTAATATTATTTTTAATTGATCCTATTGATAAGGTAAGAGAATCAGATTTAAATATTGCCAGAATAATAAAGGAATCAAAAATACCTGCTATATTGATTATCAATAAAATAGATGCTGCAACTCCTGAACAAATAAATGAAGCCAAAAATAGAATTAAAACTGTTTTAGACGAAAATTCAAATATTGTTGCTGAATTTGAAATTTCGGCATTAACAGGACATAATTTAACAGAATTACTACAAAAAATAATAGAGGTATTACCAGAAGGTCCTCAATATTACCCAGAAGATATGACTACAGATAGACCTCTGGCTTTTATGATTTCAGAAATAGTAAGAGAAAAGATATTTCATTTGACTTCTCAGGAAATTCCTCATTCTACTGCGGTTGTTGTTGAAGAAATAAAAGATAAAGAAGATTTAGTCTATATAAGAGCAGAAATATATGTTGAAAGACAATCGCAAAAAGGAATTATAATAGGTCAAAAAGGAAGAATGATTAAAAAAATCGGTATGCTTGCCAGAAAGGATCTTGAGATTTTACTGGATGATAAAATTTATCTGGATTTATATGTAAAAGTCAAGGATAAATGGCGACAAAAAGATTCTATTATATTAAATACTATAGGAATGAAGGAAGATTTAGAATAA
- a CDS encoding cation diffusion facilitator family transporter, with protein MDYIEREKLSTKSSIISIIVNTLLALFKILIGFFTNSMAILADGLDTATDILTSFMTLIAGKISNKPPDVEHPYGHERAETIATKVVSLIIIYAGFEVLISSIKRLINKDIIIDNVVYVIAIASISVISKFLLYKYRLSIGKKINSNAIIADALNMRNDILTSSSVLIGMFVLYFTGIWWLDSIIAILVSFMILKTGFEQFMESSNEFMESSPELKEIYNIVINEAKSCNCVKNPHKIRARKFGYKIFVDMHIELPPDMTVKEANDITAKLEEKIKEKNNSIRDIVIHIEPYGNAEKECFGINSDNIKDLKGE; from the coding sequence GTGGATTATATTGAAAGAGAAAAACTTTCTACAAAATCATCTATAATTTCAATAATTGTTAATACTCTGCTTGCTTTATTTAAAATTTTAATAGGATTTTTTACTAACAGTATGGCTATATTGGCTGATGGATTGGATACTGCTACTGACATTCTTACTTCTTTTATGACTTTAATTGCAGGTAAAATTTCTAATAAGCCACCTGATGTAGAACATCCATATGGTCATGAAAGAGCTGAAACTATTGCTACAAAGGTTGTTTCATTAATTATTATATATGCTGGATTTGAAGTATTGATAAGCTCAATTAAAAGATTAATTAATAAAGATATAATTATTGATAATGTTGTTTATGTAATTGCTATTGCCTCTATTTCCGTTATTTCTAAATTTTTATTATATAAATATAGATTATCTATTGGCAAAAAGATAAATAGTAATGCTATTATCGCTGATGCTCTAAATATGAGAAATGATATTTTAACTTCATCATCTGTTCTAATTGGTATGTTTGTGTTATACTTTACAGGAATATGGTGGTTAGATTCAATTATAGCCATATTGGTTTCATTTATGATTTTAAAAACAGGATTTGAGCAATTTATGGAATCTTCAAATGAATTTATGGAGAGTTCACCTGAATTAAAAGAAATATATAATATAGTAATTAATGAGGCAAAATCCTGTAATTGCGTAAAAAATCCTCATAAAATTAGAGCCAGAAAATTTGGATATAAAATTTTTGTGGATATGCATATTGAACTTCCACCAGATATGACAGTAAAAGAAGCAAATGATATTACCGCAAAATTAGAAGAAAAAATCAAGGAAAAAAATAATAGTATTAGAGATATCGTTATTCATATTGAACCATATGGTAATGCTGAAAAGGAATGTTTTGGAATTAATAGTGATAATATTAAAGATTTAAAGGGGGAATAG
- a CDS encoding PHP domain-containing protein, which yields MLIDLHSHSTFSDGTYTPEDLILKAKEKNLILYSITDHDNIDAQKEALYYAKKHEVNYITGLEISCKFKNMFDMLGYNIALDNQELNTALKKVQDFRKNRNNLMVERLNSLGFDITLEEVINEAHGDVVGRPHFARVLLKKGYVKDRDEAFDKYLGDGKIAHIPKEKIEPKEAVKLIKNAGGFPVIAHPKYLKLSYNKLKNIILELKKYGLWGIEVYYPKHSNEEIRMFKNLAIETGLFITAGSDFHGENKPDIDLGMSVKDDLLQKSIDILINAKR from the coding sequence ATGCTGATTGATTTACATTCACACTCTACTTTTTCAGATGGAACATATACTCCAGAAGATTTAATATTAAAAGCAAAAGAAAAAAATTTAATTTTATATTCAATTACTGACCATGATAATATCGATGCTCAAAAAGAAGCACTTTATTATGCAAAAAAACATGAGGTCAATTATATTACAGGTCTTGAAATTAGTTGTAAGTTCAAAAATATGTTTGATATGCTTGGATATAATATTGCTCTGGATAATCAGGAATTAAATACCGCTTTAAAAAAAGTCCAGGATTTTAGAAAAAACAGAAATAATTTAATGGTTGAAAGGCTAAATAGCTTAGGATTTGATATAACATTAGAAGAAGTTATAAATGAGGCTCATGGTGATGTTGTTGGAAGACCACATTTTGCAAGAGTCTTATTAAAGAAAGGATATGTAAAAGATAGAGATGAAGCTTTTGATAAATATCTGGGCGATGGAAAGATCGCACATATACCAAAAGAAAAAATAGAACCAAAAGAAGCTGTAAAATTAATTAAAAATGCAGGTGGGTTTCCTGTTATTGCTCATCCAAAATATTTAAAACTGTCTTATAATAAATTAAAAAATATTATTTTAGAATTAAAAAAATATGGATTATGGGGAATAGAGGTTTATTATCCAAAACATTCCAATGAAGAAATAAGAATGTTCAAAAATTTAGCTATTGAAACTGGACTTTTTATTACCGCCGGCAGTGATTTTCATGGCGAAAATAAACCAGATATTGATCTTGGAATGAGTGTTAAGGATGATTTATTACAAAAGTCAATAGATATATTAATAAATGCAAAGAGGTGA